One Deltaproteobacteria bacterium DNA segment encodes these proteins:
- a CDS encoding 50S ribosomal protein L19 produces the protein MNIVAQLEAEQSKAELPKLRPGETVRVHLRIIEEAIVEAAISKTAKAAKAATVDTSKDRKERIQVFEGTVIALAGRSNRATFTVRKISYGVGVERVFPLHSPRIEKIEVMSRGKVRRAKLYYLRERTGKAARLVTDDRAAQ, from the coding sequence ATGAATATCGTTGCGCAACTCGAAGCTGAGCAATCGAAGGCGGAATTGCCAAAATTACGCCCCGGCGAAACCGTGCGGGTGCATCTCAGGATCATTGAAGAAGCCATTGTCGAGGCGGCGATTTCGAAGACAGCCAAAGCCGCAAAGGCGGCCACCGTTGATACCAGCAAAGACCGCAAAGAGCGCATCCAGGTTTTCGAAGGCACGGTGATCGCGCTGGCCGGCCGCAGCAATCGCGCCACTTTTACAGTGCGCAAGATATCCTACGGCGTCGGGGTCGAACGGGTTTTCCCCCTGCATTCCCCGCGCATCGAAAAAATCGAAGTGATGAGCCGCGGCAAGGTGCGGCGCGCCAAGCTGTACTATCTGCGCGAACGCACCGGTAAAGCAGCGCGCCTGGTGACCGACGATCGCGCCGCTCAGTAA
- the rimM gene encoding 16S rRNA processing protein RimM, giving the protein MSDQLVPLGEIVATHGLKGWLKLNPFNTQSAALADAGAVILEKGGGHACYELEASQTHKRQWLIKLKTIDQIEQAEPLIGARLCIDEAQLSKPASGEYYLYQAVGFEVFDLHHQRIGVITGTWSTAGGELYVIQGPEKEHLIPAVKEIVEKVDFAARRVIINPPEGLLDL; this is encoded by the coding sequence GTGTCCGATCAGCTGGTTCCCCTTGGCGAGATTGTCGCCACCCACGGCCTGAAAGGCTGGCTGAAACTCAATCCGTTTAACACCCAGAGCGCAGCGCTCGCTGATGCGGGTGCTGTGATTCTCGAAAAAGGCGGCGGTCACGCGTGCTACGAGCTGGAAGCAAGCCAAACGCACAAACGCCAATGGCTGATTAAGCTCAAGACCATCGATCAAATCGAGCAGGCGGAGCCATTGATTGGCGCTCGCCTGTGCATCGATGAAGCACAACTGTCCAAGCCGGCATCAGGTGAGTACTACCTTTATCAAGCCGTCGGCTTTGAGGTTTTCGATTTGCACCATCAGCGCATCGGCGTGATTACCGGCACATGGTCCACCGCGGGCGGCGAGCTTTACGTGATCCAGGGTCCCGAGAAAGAACATCTGATCCCGGCGGTCAAAGAGATCGTCGAGAAAGTCGATTTCGCTGCGCGCCGCGTTATCATCAATCCTCCCGAAGGGCTCCTCGATCTCTAA
- the trmD gene encoding tRNA (guanosine(37)-N1)-methyltransferase TrmD, with the protein MLKFTVLTLFPEMFASPLRHSILKKAQEKNLLAVDLANIRDYAADKHHVTDDYPYGGGQGMVMKPEPLVAAIEAARRAELRSRVILLSPTGAVFNHAAAARLAGEQHVVLVCGRYEGVDERVKAFVDEELSIGDYTLSGGEPAATVVIDAVARLLPGVLGNEQSPVDDSFSSGLLEYPQYTRPEEFRGMKVPDVLLSGDHERIKGWRREASLALTQERRPDLLASTPLGEREPVVGDRHAPIYAALVHYPVYDKNRQVVTTAVTNMDIHDITRAGRTYGLKGFYVVTPVKALQKLSLKIIEHWEVGYGSQYNTTRKEALALARIANDLDETVRDIERETGARPKLVMTSAREGGTRTSFSKMKDVLQRSTQPFLIVFGTGWGLTETVVEQADYFLDPIEGGTDYNHLSVRSAAAIVMDRLLGQ; encoded by the coding sequence ATGCTCAAGTTCACCGTCCTCACCTTGTTCCCGGAGATGTTTGCTTCGCCGTTGCGTCATAGCATTCTCAAGAAAGCCCAAGAAAAAAATCTCCTCGCCGTCGATCTGGCCAACATTCGCGACTATGCCGCCGATAAACACCACGTCACCGATGACTACCCCTACGGCGGCGGCCAGGGCATGGTGATGAAGCCGGAGCCGTTGGTCGCCGCCATCGAGGCGGCACGGCGCGCCGAGCTTCGTTCCCGTGTGATTTTGCTATCGCCCACCGGTGCGGTCTTCAATCACGCCGCGGCGGCGCGCTTGGCCGGCGAGCAACACGTGGTGCTCGTCTGCGGCCGCTACGAGGGCGTCGATGAACGGGTCAAAGCCTTTGTCGACGAAGAACTTTCCATCGGCGACTATACTTTGAGCGGCGGCGAACCGGCCGCCACAGTGGTCATCGACGCGGTGGCGCGCTTGCTGCCTGGTGTGCTCGGCAACGAACAATCGCCCGTCGACGATTCCTTTAGCAGCGGGCTGTTGGAATATCCTCAGTACACCCGTCCGGAAGAGTTTCGCGGCATGAAAGTTCCCGACGTGCTGCTTTCAGGCGATCATGAACGGATCAAAGGGTGGCGTCGTGAGGCAAGCCTGGCGCTAACCCAAGAACGGCGCCCCGATCTGCTGGCCAGCACTCCGCTAGGCGAGCGCGAACCCGTCGTGGGCGACCGCCACGCGCCCATCTACGCGGCGCTTGTCCATTACCCGGTTTACGATAAGAACCGTCAAGTCGTCACCACCGCCGTCACCAACATGGACATCCATGACATTACTCGAGCCGGCCGGACCTATGGACTCAAAGGCTTCTACGTCGTCACACCCGTCAAGGCGCTGCAGAAACTTTCGCTGAAAATCATCGAGCATTGGGAAGTCGGCTATGGCAGCCAATACAACACCACGCGCAAGGAGGCCCTGGCGCTAGCGCGCATCGCCAATGACCTGGACGAGACCGTGCGCGACATTGAGCGCGAAACCGGCGCCCGACCGAAGCTGGTGATGACCTCCGCCCGTGAGGGTGGAACGCGCACCTCTTTCAGTAAAATGAAAGACGTGTTACAAAGGTCAACTCAGCCGTTTTTGATCGTTTTCGGCACTGGATGGGGATTGACCGAAACCGTCGTCGAGCAAGCCGATTATTTTCTCGATCCGATAGAGGGCGGCACCGATTATAACCACTTGTCAGTCCGTTCCGCGGCGGCGATCGTGATGGATCGGCTGTTGGGACAATAA
- the rpsP gene encoding 30S ribosomal protein S16 — MSVVIRLSRHGAKKRPYYRVVVSDQRFPRDGRYIEQLGTYDPRVSGGLKLDDEKIASWIAKGAQPSQTVSELIKKKKAS, encoded by the coding sequence ATGAGTGTAGTTATCCGACTAAGCCGACACGGCGCAAAAAAACGTCCCTATTATCGCGTCGTTGTTAGCGATCAACGGTTCCCGCGCGATGGCCGATACATCGAGCAATTAGGCACCTATGACCCGCGCGTAAGCGGCGGCTTGAAGCTCGATGATGAAAAAATCGCTAGCTGGATCGCCAAAGGCGCGCAACCGAGCCAGACCGTCTCCGAGCTGATCAAGAAGAAGAAAGCCAGCTAG
- a CDS encoding KH domain-containing protein, producing MKELVQYLAKSLVSNPDAVEVKETERDSASVLELKVAKEDLGRIIGKQGRTAKSIRTILNAAASRSNRKVILEILEEE from the coding sequence ATGAAGGAACTGGTTCAGTACCTGGCAAAGTCTTTGGTGAGTAACCCCGATGCCGTCGAGGTCAAGGAGACTGAACGCGATTCCGCGTCGGTGCTCGAGCTCAAAGTCGCCAAAGAGGATCTCGGTAGGATCATCGGGAAGCAAGGGCGGACGGCCAAATCGATCCGGACGATCTTAAACGCCGCGGCGTCCCGCTCCAACCGCAAGGTTATTCTCGAAATTCTCGAAGAAGAGTGA